A region from the Thermodesulfovibrionales bacterium genome encodes:
- a CDS encoding tetratricopeptide repeat protein, with translation MGKLFLFYIAYLLTGSPITALLVLLLVFFAVDRAYLGLVPDPLKTLKTSARIRELKQAVSINPHDGRSLKELGICMIDRGDYQNALRYFAMAETKMSDDPEFNYYHGIAAARTGNIDKGRVLFEEAVNASPTLKYGEPYLMMAEVYIDNGDYTSAVRLLEKFEKIHSSSSRGFYRMGLVKLKLGAKDEGREYLEKAIRVFKESPFFKRKIDRKWAWKARMLLRASG, from the coding sequence ATGGGAAAATTATTTCTTTTTTATATCGCCTACTTGCTCACCGGGAGTCCAATTACGGCCCTCCTCGTTCTTCTCCTTGTATTCTTTGCGGTGGACAGAGCATATCTCGGCCTTGTCCCAGATCCGCTGAAGACACTGAAAACCTCCGCGAGGATTAGAGAGCTCAAGCAGGCTGTCTCAATAAATCCTCATGACGGCAGGTCGCTGAAAGAACTCGGGATATGCATGATCGACAGAGGGGACTATCAAAACGCCCTGCGATATTTTGCGATGGCAGAGACAAAAATGTCCGATGACCCTGAGTTCAACTATTATCATGGGATAGCGGCCGCCCGTACCGGGAACATCGATAAGGGAAGGGTACTCTTTGAAGAGGCTGTGAACGCCTCACCTACCTTGAAATATGGTGAGCCCTATCTCATGATGGCAGAAGTTTACATTGATAACGGTGATTATACAAGTGCCGTGCGGCTTCTCGAAAAGTTTGAAAAGATTCATTCTTCGAGTTCGAGGGGATTTTACCGGATGGGTCTTGTCAAGCTGAAACTCGGTGCAAAGGACGAAGGGAGAGAATATTTGGAAAAAGCGATCCGAGTGTTCAAGGAGTCGCCTTTTTTTAAGCGCAAGATAGACAGAAAGTGGGCCTGGAAAGCGAGAATGCTACTAAGAGCCTCCGGATAA
- a CDS encoding pyridoxamine 5'-phosphate oxidase family protein translates to MERELSRHYIEKLIIKLLEECRLCVVATCSDNIPRASTVEFFPMGTTLYILTEGGMKIDNIKRNPRVSIALHAEFAGWSDVKGLQITGVAEIGEKGSRIFDEGSEAYKRRRGSQSTALSLPDVMKVIRVKPAKLEYLDATLAEAGHDVRHTLLL, encoded by the coding sequence ATGGAACGCGAGCTAAGTCGGCACTATATTGAAAAGTTAATCATCAAACTCCTTGAAGAGTGTCGTCTCTGCGTGGTTGCAACTTGTTCTGACAACATCCCTCGGGCATCCACCGTGGAGTTCTTCCCCATGGGCACAACCCTTTACATTCTTACTGAAGGGGGAATGAAAATCGATAACATTAAACGCAATCCTCGTGTCTCTATAGCGCTCCATGCTGAGTTCGCAGGGTGGTCAGACGTTAAGGGTTTGCAGATAACCGGGGTCGCTGAAATAGGCGAAAAAGGGTCGCGTATCTTTGACGAAGGCAGCGAAGCGTATAAGAGACGCAGGGGTTCACAGAGCACGGCCTTATCCTTGCCTGATGTCATGAAGGTCATCAGGGTGAAACCTGCCAAACTCGAATATTTGGATGCCACACTGGCCGAAGCGGGCCATGACGTGAGGCACACATTACTCTTATGA
- a CDS encoding fibronectin type III domain-containing protein yields MKIRNKDTAGLAKIKGRRLNIFLLSLGAVISLGLLSFFSPASAMPVPTSGQYVLSYNATASPITISDPSLARPLALGSVSTAGDKLSIQVGLEQFDAPVDIYFAIYAPKIDPNNVYLLTAGNSIQAVSVQAVAQGIIPWKVSVNGPVSEAAFPDIPVSALPPGPYYFGIVVTPPGSFNTYDLWVTQINLPSLTVDSHGQGSVMSKDGIINCGSSCTGTYAPGASVTLTASDGLLKWSSACDVVDGNTCIVAMNKNKTVSPTFGMPLQIKPNVKVINENIAQCMTVLDGTYSFTLSNCPDAATFLSNISPGDVLDVTVAPTSIANVTSVNKSGGVITAQTTAGTLADMLPSGTKIAYSTKLNPSGSTSSAAALAMRDQSRSAQATTCSGDFCFYLDGPNSGAQVQGTNKTGYQIEGGLTFSPSNSNGDLSIIVKDTNIFDLDLDGDVSTAWCLPFFVDDLWASLSAFEYNQLTVDGHGKYKSPGNQEVDLGKIPFPTFSVGPVVISSGLAFKAGINADINGQFHAGVSGLVSLDNIGFRCNPCDFSCHTTGSGQAEKRTDPTTFSGSTDITGYLKPTFQMDVYGLVGGDASLYPDVELKAAVNSTNDTADFSVWLGLNAGAGVHILADTWKKEWTWNLDNWCLIGTKSQDNCFEQINNGNPVTLGPTASITTNADGVGGSFTTTSTPVIAYGSASDANGVITDCTWDFGDGTGPISATYNPADSQCPEGGQPHTYTADGPYTITFTVTDNLGKTASATKQMTVNSQPVPPPTSVKVTRGTSPSSVVVSWTPPDVCALSSNVPKCYGQYKHGPPLAEPPDVYFNIRRTSWEPGNGQGDQSDIFWPAIDATGYVTDSSNSMTDRFHGDEGVVCYQVAVSRGSTIWSSFYPTKDSPSDPANSACIVSTSPPVTATPSFISQATSIIVSWDEIGDKHMSYQVFRDGKLVKTLLSPPFYDTGLVPGKTYNYKVGVLRSGAPTPIHTSTEVSMTTSSDTTPPTTPSGVAASVKSDSEIDLQWSPSTDNVGVAGYRVYTSSATGLSYLTSVPGTTLQIPGLSAGQTYCYRVSAVDAAGNESAKSTQACATTQGGSDTQPPTVPTGLTATAVSSSQINLTWNASTDNVGVTGYNIYGNGSSTALKTLSGTSTSEIGLNASTQYCYQVSAVDAAGNESAKSTQACATTQNVPTYSISGQVTYYLTDAGQAGITITLSHPFWIPRTIVTDSNGNYTFTGLPSGTYTISPTTSGYTFSPPSSTIAINGADVKGINFVATPIIY; encoded by the coding sequence ATGAAAATACGTAATAAAGATACGGCCGGCCTTGCCAAAATTAAAGGAAGGCGACTAAATATTTTTCTTTTATCACTTGGGGCAGTTATTTCCCTCGGTCTTTTGTCGTTCTTTTCCCCCGCATCCGCAATGCCCGTACCGACCAGCGGGCAGTACGTTCTTAGTTATAACGCTACGGCGTCACCGATCACAATATCGGATCCCTCTCTTGCACGGCCTCTTGCATTGGGTTCTGTTAGCACGGCAGGAGATAAGTTAAGCATCCAGGTCGGCCTTGAACAATTTGATGCACCTGTGGATATTTACTTCGCCATTTATGCTCCCAAAATCGATCCAAACAATGTATATCTTTTGACAGCGGGCAATTCTATACAGGCAGTGTCCGTACAGGCAGTAGCCCAAGGAATCATTCCTTGGAAGGTGAGTGTCAATGGTCCGGTATCGGAAGCGGCTTTTCCAGATATCCCTGTATCTGCCCTTCCACCCGGGCCATATTATTTCGGCATCGTGGTGACGCCGCCCGGCAGCTTTAACACCTATGATTTGTGGGTAACGCAAATTAACCTTCCTTCGCTCACTGTAGACTCACATGGTCAAGGCTCCGTAATGAGCAAGGACGGGATAATAAACTGCGGAAGCTCATGCACAGGGACCTATGCTCCAGGGGCGTCGGTGACGCTCACAGCCTCCGACGGACTTCTCAAGTGGTCGTCAGCATGCGATGTCGTTGATGGAAATACCTGTATTGTCGCCATGAATAAAAACAAGACAGTCAGCCCAACGTTCGGGATGCCTCTACAAATAAAGCCAAATGTGAAGGTTATAAACGAAAATATCGCTCAGTGCATGACAGTGTTGGATGGCACTTATAGCTTCACGCTTTCAAATTGTCCTGATGCGGCTACCTTTTTGAGCAATATATCTCCGGGTGACGTCCTGGATGTCACTGTGGCTCCCACCTCAATCGCGAATGTTACCTCTGTAAACAAGTCAGGCGGGGTTATCACGGCTCAAACTACGGCCGGGACCCTTGCCGACATGTTGCCCAGTGGCACCAAAATCGCCTATTCCACCAAATTAAACCCATCCGGCTCGACAAGTAGCGCCGCTGCATTAGCGATGCGCGATCAATCGAGGAGTGCTCAAGCAACAACCTGTAGCGGCGATTTCTGCTTTTATCTCGACGGCCCAAATTCGGGCGCCCAAGTTCAGGGCACGAACAAAACGGGCTATCAAATAGAGGGTGGACTTACATTTTCTCCCTCGAATTCCAACGGAGATCTTTCCATCATCGTGAAAGATACAAACATATTTGATTTGGATCTTGACGGGGATGTTTCAACGGCCTGGTGTCTTCCTTTTTTTGTAGACGACTTATGGGCCAGTTTGTCTGCATTTGAATACAACCAGCTGACGGTTGATGGGCACGGAAAATATAAATCTCCCGGCAATCAAGAGGTGGACCTTGGGAAAATCCCCTTTCCGACTTTTTCCGTAGGACCGGTGGTCATTTCCTCCGGTCTCGCTTTTAAGGCAGGCATAAATGCAGACATCAATGGGCAGTTCCATGCGGGGGTGAGTGGCTTGGTAAGCCTCGATAATATCGGATTTAGGTGTAATCCTTGCGATTTCAGCTGCCATACCACTGGCAGTGGTCAGGCAGAAAAACGGACGGATCCCACAACATTTAGTGGCAGTACCGATATTACGGGATACTTAAAACCCACATTCCAAATGGATGTCTATGGGTTAGTGGGCGGAGATGCCTCCCTTTACCCAGATGTGGAGTTAAAAGCAGCGGTCAATAGCACAAATGACACGGCAGATTTCTCGGTCTGGCTCGGACTAAATGCCGGGGCAGGGGTACATATTCTTGCTGATACATGGAAAAAAGAATGGACCTGGAATCTGGATAACTGGTGTCTCATCGGCACAAAGAGCCAGGACAATTGTTTTGAACAGATAAATAATGGGAATCCTGTTACTCTGGGGCCGACAGCATCTATAACTACAAATGCGGATGGTGTTGGGGGATCTTTCACTACCACGAGCACGCCGGTTATTGCTTACGGTTCGGCAAGTGATGCCAACGGAGTAATCACCGACTGCACATGGGATTTCGGAGATGGTACAGGTCCCATTTCAGCCACTTACAATCCGGCCGACAGCCAATGTCCCGAGGGTGGGCAACCACACACTTATACGGCAGATGGACCTTATACGATTACATTTACTGTTACCGACAACCTCGGCAAGACAGCATCCGCTACTAAACAGATGACTGTCAATTCACAACCGGTGCCTCCGCCTACCAGCGTAAAGGTTACACGGGGCACTTCGCCTTCCTCTGTAGTAGTTTCATGGACTCCCCCTGATGTGTGTGCCTTAAGTAGTAATGTTCCAAAATGCTATGGGCAGTATAAGCACGGTCCTCCTCTTGCGGAGCCTCCGGATGTATATTTCAACATACGGAGAACGTCATGGGAACCAGGAAATGGGCAGGGGGATCAGTCGGATATTTTTTGGCCCGCGATTGATGCAACTGGCTATGTGACAGACTCTTCAAATTCAATGACCGACAGGTTTCATGGCGACGAAGGAGTTGTTTGTTATCAGGTTGCTGTATCCCGGGGATCCACCATCTGGTCCTCTTTTTACCCGACCAAAGACAGCCCAAGCGACCCCGCCAATAGTGCGTGTATCGTCAGTACATCACCGCCAGTAACAGCTACTCCCTCTTTTATTTCGCAAGCAACGTCTATTATTGTGTCATGGGATGAGATAGGGGATAAGCATATGAGCTATCAAGTTTTCCGTGACGGAAAGCTCGTTAAAACGCTTCTCTCTCCACCTTTCTATGACACCGGTCTTGTGCCGGGCAAGACCTATAACTACAAGGTCGGCGTTCTCAGAAGTGGAGCGCCCACGCCCATCCATACGAGCACCGAAGTAAGTATGACAACATCCTCGGATACAACACCGCCCACGACCCCGAGCGGAGTCGCTGCTTCGGTGAAGTCAGATAGCGAAATAGACCTGCAATGGAGCCCTTCAACCGACAACGTAGGTGTTGCCGGATACAGGGTTTATACTAGCAGTGCGACCGGACTAAGCTATCTTACATCCGTTCCCGGCACTACCTTACAGATTCCAGGATTGTCTGCAGGGCAGACCTACTGCTATCGGGTATCGGCAGTTGATGCTGCTGGTAATGAATCCGCAAAGAGCACTCAGGCGTGTGCAACGACGCAAGGCGGTTCAGATACTCAGCCCCCGACGGTTCCTACTGGCCTGACTGCAACTGCTGTCTCTTCGTCGCAGATCAATCTCACATGGAACGCCTCAACTGACAACGTTGGAGTGACCGGGTACAACATTTACGGGAATGGTTCGAGCACGGCACTGAAAACCTTATCGGGTACTTCCACTTCCGAGATAGGCCTCAACGCCTCCACTCAGTACTGTTATCAGGTCTCGGCAGTTGATGCTGCTGGTAATGAATCTGCAAAGAGCACTCAGGCGTGTGCAACGACGCAGAACGTTCCTACATACAGCATCTCGGGACAGGTGACATATTATTTAACTGATGCTGGACAGGCAGGAATCACTATTACCTTGAGTCACCCATTTTGGATACCGCGAACAATCGTCACGGATTCAAACGGTAATTACACATTCACCGGGCTGCCCAGTGGAACCTATACAATAAGTCCCACAACAAGCGGATATACCTTTAGCCCGCCGAGCAGTACCATAGCAATTAACGGCGCGGATGTTAAAGGGATAAATTTTGTGGCAACACCAATTATATATTAA